The following nucleotide sequence is from Streptomyces sp. NBC_00239.
ACGAGGACGAAGAAACCATTCGTCAGTTCGCCTCCCGGCTCCAGAGCGACACCCGTCGCCCCGGCTTCCGTGCCGCCTTCACCCAGTCCGCCACCGGCATCGACGGCTTCGCCACCGCCTGGATCACCGGCACGGCCTTCCCCACCAACCGCGCGTACGGGCACGTCACTGCCCAGCTCGGCCGCGCGCGCGTCACCGAATACCTGGTCGGAGCCCTGGAGATAGACGAGCTCGCCGTACGTCCGTACGCCCGCGGGCACGGCACCGGCCGCGCGCTGCTCGCCGAACTGGCCGCCGACGCCCCCGACTCCCGCGCCTGGCTCCTGACCGCCCGCAAGGCCACCGACACCGTCGCGACGTACCGCCGCCTGGGCTGGCACGAACTCGCCCCGCTCCCCGGCACGGAGAACGGCATCGTGGTCTTCCTGGCCCCGGGGCATCCCGCGGTCTGATGTCCGGCGGTCTGAGGCGGGTGGCCGCG
It contains:
- a CDS encoding GNAT family N-acetyltransferase, which encodes MICYGKAVLDLSDELADAYAEVFSAPPWNEDEETIRQFASRLQSDTRRPGFRAAFTQSATGIDGFATAWITGTAFPTNRAYGHVTAQLGRARVTEYLVGALEIDELAVRPYARGHGTGRALLAELAADAPDSRAWLLTARKATDTVATYRRLGWHELAPLPGTENGIVVFLAPGHPAV